Sequence from the Thalassoglobus sp. JC818 genome:
TTTCCTCGCTGCATGACGCGGTGGTGAGCTTCCTGCGCATCATCTCGACCCTTGGTGTACGCTCCCGAGCCGAATGGGTTGATCGCAAACAGCCCGTAGTTGCGAACGTGATAACGTGATTTCCAGGGGTTTTGAGGGTGGTCCATCAGTGTGACGCCAAAGACATGCCCATCGATCGGCCCGCTGTAGTCGATCCACGGAGTTTCCCGTCCCCATGAAACATCGCTTCCAACCTTACCTGCGGCATTGGTGACTGGTCCTCCGGAAACCATTTCCCGCATGCTGTTGGGGAGTCGAATTGCAAACATTCCCTCTTTCGTGTCACCAATTTCGACTTCATCGGCGACTGCTCTCAGAGTGACATCGTATGTCATGAGACGATTTGCATGGATCGAAATTCGCGTCGACTCTTCGAGGAGAGGTTCTCCGTCTCCATCGAGCCAATGGTTTTTGACTTGGATCACTGCCGGGTTTCCAGAAGCTTCGACAAGTTCCACGCTGATATTACGAATGATTCCATCTTCGTTCCAGAACTTGATTCCGTTGACTTCGTCGACGGACAACCAGACACCTTTGTGATGCGGATGGTCGTAATACAGCGGACTCTTTCGATCTTTGACGCCAGTCGGGTTGTCATTGATCAGTCGAGTGACAGTTGAAACGACTGGGGCAACATCGGACTTGCTCAGCCAGCCACTCAATTCAGGAAGATAGACTCGATC
This genomic interval carries:
- a CDS encoding PmoA family protein, which produces MRIFLTLAVVSLCSNFAVAAPVELKQNAMSVKATIDGEVFAVFNFDPQRKKPFVLPVTAPGGFEILEAADDTDEPGVAGKQVIIAEENPTVIEQQAAAEVEAPSLGDIYTVTTVENDRVYLPELSGWLSKSDVAPVVSTVTRLINDNPTGVKDRKSPLYYDHPHHKGVWLSVDEVNGIKFWNEDGIIRNISVELVEASGNPAVIQVKNHWLDGDGEPLLEESTRISIHANRLMTYDVTLRAVADEVEIGDTKEGMFAIRLPNSMREMVSGGPVTNAAGKVGSDVSWGRETPWIDYSGPIDGHVFGVTLMDHPQNPWKSRYHVRNYGLFAINPFGSGAYTKGRDDAQEAHHRVMQRGKDSLQFKYGLFVHAGQVPNEDIQKIYEEFVESVSE